A genomic region of Spea bombifrons isolate aSpeBom1 chromosome 9, aSpeBom1.2.pri, whole genome shotgun sequence contains the following coding sequences:
- the SHE gene encoding SH2 domain-containing adapter protein E, with the protein MAKWFKDLPLTLKNVSDRAKPGLPGTKTLPKVGASRKNSCDPAGPTTKNRKNSSSEGHAKGLKDSRLSRESLQSLLPGKSRKNSKDETGGLRAPKGHSVYINRLIRVDPSLLEKNGRNFQGAEEQQVGHGQDQERSPKEETIIILDDYADPFDAKRTKGQRDAERVGENDGYMEPYDAQQIITEIRRRGSKDQLTADLHLLELSSLGEVKADPKKSGSQETQAKPPQLYDTPYEPPEAGEAEGQEKKQRAVEGARPENDERPAGEYEQPWEWKKEHIVRALSVQFESSERSSGKEDVVRIHQRQKSWTPKVLKQQEQCDKVDPALPLEKQSWYHGSVTRAEAESRLQSCREASYLLRNSESGNSKYSIALKTSQGCVHIIVAQTKDNKFTLNQTGGVFGSIPELVHHYSSQQLPFKDAEHMSLLYPVHSRLH; encoded by the exons ATGGCTAAATGGTTCAAAGACCTGCCGCTGACTCTGAAAAATGTTTCGGACAGAGCCAAGCCTGGGCTCCCGGGGACCAAAACCCTGCCCAAAGTGGGAGCCTCTCGCAAAAACTCGTGCGACCCGGCGGGCCCCACGACGAAGAACCGGAAGAATTCCTCCTCCGAGGGCCACGCCAAGGGCCTCAAGGACAGCCGGTTATCCCGGGAGAGTCTGCAAAGCCTCCTGCCTGGTAAGAGTCGGAAAAACTCAAAGGATGAAACTGGTGGGCTCCGGGCCCCTAAGGGCCACAGCGTGTACATAAACCGCCTTATCAGAGTGGACCCGAGCCTACTGGAGAAGAATGGGCGCAACTTCCAAGGGGCGGAAGAGCAGCAGGTGGGACACGGTCAGGACCAGGAGCGGAGCCCCAAGGAGGAGACT ATCATTATCCTGGATGATTACGCCGACCCTTTCGATGCCAAGCGCACCAAGGGACAGCGTGACGCCGAGCGCGTTGGCGAGAATGATGGCTACATGGAACCGTACGATGCCCAGCAGATTATAACGG AGATTCGCCGCCGAGGGTCCAAGGATCAGCTGACCGCAGACCTTCACTTACTCGAGTTGAGCTCCTTAGGCGAGGTCAAGGCCGACCCCAAAAAGTCAGGGTCCCAAGAAACGCAGGCGAAGCCTCCGCAGCTGTACGACACGCCGTACGAGCCCCCGGAGGCAGGAGAGGCGGAAGGGCAGGAGAAGAAACAGAGGGCGGTGGAAGGAGCGCGTCCCGAGAACGACGAGAGGCCGGCCGGGGAGTACGAGCAGCCCTGGGAATGGAAGAAGGAACACATCGTCAGGGCGCTGTCAG TTCAGTTTGAGAGCAGCGAGAGGTCGTCCGGTAAGGAGGACGTGGTCCGAATCCACCAGCGACAGAAGAGCTGGACGCCAAAGGTTCTGAAGCAGCAGGAGCAATGTGACAAGGTGGACCCCGCGCTGCCGCTGGAGAAGCAGAG CTGGTACCACGGATCGGTGACGCGCGCCGAGGCAGAGAGCCGGCTGCAGTCCTGTCGAGAAGCCAGTTACTTGCTGCGCAACAGCGAGTCCGGTAACAGCAAGTACTCCATCGCCCTCAA GACCAGCCAGGGCTGCGTTCACATCATCGTCGCCCAAACCAAGGACAACAAGTTCACGCTGAATCAGACGGGCGGCGTGTTCGGCAGCATCCCGGAGCTCGTTCACCACTACTCCAGCCAACAGCTTCCCTTCAAAGACGCCGAACACATGAGTCTCCTGTACCCGGTGCACAGCAGGCTGCACTGA
- the CHRNB2 gene encoding neuronal acetylcholine receptor subunit beta-2 codes for MMGLLFMQLCLLGFLRRSVGTDTEERLVEYLLDPSRYNKLIRPATNGSEQVTVQLMVSLAQLISVHEREQIMTTNVWLTQEWEDYRLTWNPAEFDNMKKVRLPSKHIWLPDVVLYNNADGMYEVSFYSNAVVSYDGSIFWLPPAIYKSACKIEVKHFPFDQQNCTMKFRSWTYDRTEIDLVLKSDVASLDDFTPSGEWDIIALPGRRNENPDDSTYVDITYDFIIRRKPLFYTINLIIPCILITSLAILVFYLPSDCGEKMTLCISVLLALTVFLLLISKIVPPTSLDVPLVGKYLMFTMVLVTFSIVTSVCVLNVHHRSPTTHTMPPWVKVVFLEKLPTFLFMKQPRQNCARQRLRQQRQNQERASGSFFLRDSAKSCTCYVNQATVKKYGGQLPELPEGVNGFRDRQGKVRQCLCGLEEAVEGVRFIADHMKSEDDDQSVSEDWKYVAMVIDRLFLWIFVFVCVFGTVGMFLQPLFQNYTTNTLLQLNHAAPN; via the exons ATGATGGGCCTTCTCTTCATGCAGCTCTGCCTGCTTGGGTTCCTGAGAC GGAGTGTGGGCACAGACACAGAGGAACGGCTGGTGGAATACCTTTTAGATCCTTCTCGATACAACAAACTCATCCGTCCGGCAACCAACGGCTCCGAGCAGGTCACCGTGCAGTTGATGGTCTCCTTGGCACAGCTCATCAGTGTC CATGAGCGGGAGCAGATAATGACGACCAATGTGTGGCTGACTCAG GAATGGGAGGATTATAGGCTGACttggaacccagcagagtttgACAACATGAAGAAAGTGAGACTTCCCTCCAAACACATCTGGCTGCCAGACGTGGTGCTCTACAACAA TGCCGATGGCATGTATGAGGTGTCATTTTACTCCAACGCTGTGGTCTCCTACGATGGAAGTATCTTCTGGCTGCCTCCTGCCATATACAAGAGCGCCTGCAAAATTGAGGTGAAGCATTTCCCTTTCGACCAGCAGAACTGCACCATGAAATTCCGCTCTTGGACTTACGATCGCACCGAGATCGATCTTGTTCTGAAGAGCGACGTGGCCAGCCTCGATGACTTCACGCCCAGCGGCGAGTGGGACATCATCGCTTTACCAGGCAGGAGGAACGAGAACCCGGACGACTCGACCTACGTAGACATAACCTATGACTTCATCATTCGACGTAAACCTCTGTTCTACACCATCAACCTAATTATACCCTGTATTCTCATCACGTCGTTGGCCATCTTGGTCTTTTACCTGCCTTCCGACTGCGGAGAGAAGATGACGCTGTGCATCTCGGTGCTGCTTGCGCTGACCGTCTTCCTGCTGCTCATATCCAAGATCGTACCTCCGACTTCTCTGGACGTCCCGCTGGTGGGCAAATACCTGATGTTCACCATGGTTCTGGTGACTTTTTCCATCGTGACCAGTGTCTGCGTGTTAAACGTGCACCACCGATcccccaccacacacaccaTGCCCCCGTGGGTCAAAGTGGTCTTCCTGGAAAAGCTACCAACTTTCCTTTTTATGAAGCAGCCGAGGCAGAATTGCGCCCGCCAGCGGCTTCGGCAACAGAGACAGAATCAGGAGCGGGCGAGCGGCAGCTTTTTCCTACGAGACAGCGCCAAATCCTGCACCTGCTACGTCAACCAGGCCACGGTGAAAAAGTACGGGGGGCAGCTGCCCGAGCTACCGGAGGGGGTGAACGGATTCCGGGACCGGCAGGGCAAAGTCCGCCAGTGTCTGTGTGGCTTAGAGGAAGCCGTGGAGGGCGTCCGCTTCATAGCCGATCACATGAAAAGTGAAGACGACGACCAGAGC GTGAGCGAGGACTGGAAATATGTTGCCATGGTGATCGATCGACTCTTCTTATggatctttgtgttcgtctgcGTGTTTGGGACAGTCGGCATGTTTCTGCAGCCACTTTTCCAGAATTACACGACAAATACCCTGCTTCAGCTGAACCACGCTGCTCCCAATTGA
- the TDRD10 gene encoding tudor domain-containing protein 10: MAIFHYLDLSFPPTAYFGKCLSPLVPCFKEAIYTMPMEMRGGFLCCVLRDCTKDLTWLPAIMNMSGEVSLLVTNVFPNSPYFWAVLVQEDVYASMTNLFIALSKVVDHLPCLSKREVHRGLRCLAQCMLLYGEDMTWNRCWVVDVVGNHAIVFMLDYGITATVPIQCLRPLDSDTFWMTPPLAQPFFSRDGFKCIDFPGTFVDGEISGSCLNERHVLMFTKHAHKE, encoded by the exons ATGGCAATTTTCCATTATTTAGATTTATCTTTTCCTCCTACAGCTTATTTTGGCAAATGTCTGAGCCCCCTGGTGCCTTGCTTTAAGGAGGCCATCTATACCATGCCTATGGAGATGAG GGGGGGGTTCCTCTGCTGCGTGCTGAGAGATTGCACTAAGGACCTGACCTGGCTCCCAGCCATCATGAACATGAGCGGAGAGGTTTCTCTTCTGGTGACCAACGTCTTCCCGAATTCACCCTACTTCTGGGCAGTTCTCGTGCAAGAG GACGTTTATGCCAGTATGACAAACTTATTTATTGCCTTATCGAAGGTGGTGGACCATCTGCCTTGCCTCTCAAAAAGAGAGGTTCACAGGGGCTTGAGATGCCTAGCACAGTGTATGCTTTTGTACGGAGAAGATATGACCTGGAACAG GTGCTGGGTGGTCGATGTCGTAGGTAATCATGCTATAGTCTTCATGCTGGACTACGGCATCACTGCCACCGTCCCCATTCAGTGCCTGCGTCCGCTGGATAGCGACACTTTCTGGATGACCCCTCCGCTGGCTCAGCCGTTCTTTTCACGGGACG gcttCAAATGCATTGACTTTCCGGGGACGTTCGTTGACGGAGAAATCAGCGGATCTTGCCTGAATGAG CGTCACGTCCTGATGTTCACTAAACATGCCCACAAGGAATAA